One stretch of Euphorbia lathyris chromosome 7, ddEupLath1.1, whole genome shotgun sequence DNA includes these proteins:
- the LOC136234676 gene encoding PHD finger-like domain-containing protein 5A, translating into MAKHHPDPIMCRKQPGIAIGRLCEKDDGKCVICDSDVRPCTLVQTCDECNYESFQGRCVICQGVGISDAYYCKECTQQEKDRDGCPKIVNLVSAKTDLFHERKKYGFKMR; encoded by the coding sequence ATGGCCAAGCATCATCCTGATCCGATTATGTGCAGGAAGCAACCCGGAATAGCTATTGGAAGACTTTGTGAGAAAGATGATGGAAAATGTGTAATATGTGATTCCGACGTGCGTCCTTGCACGCTAGTACAAACCTGCGATGAGTGCAACTATGAATCGTTCCAAGGTCGATGTGTCATCTGCCAGGGAGTTGGCATCTCAGATGCCTACTACTGCAAAGAGTGCACTCAACAGGAGAAAGATAGGGATGGATGTCCAAAAATTGTTAATTTAGTAAGTGCCAAGACTGATCTGTTCCACGAACGAAAGAAATACGGTTTTAAGATGAGATGA